In a single window of the Hydrogenobaculum sp. 3684 genome:
- a CDS encoding pitrilysin family protein has protein sequence MEKFIYHNTNSDFDIVAINIFLKGGAMYEPIKGLTNITTSLMGKKTTSKTSQEINEVFENVGGFLRFKTYGDFITISIATKKANIKESIDTLKDILTNSVFEEETLEIEKQNVLSTLKSRKERPFDFAFDNLRKILYKNTPYEISSLGTEDSVKSISLEDVKKRYADILNQEPIISVVADNLEDEDLETIKSVLDIFSKSQGTPPANICPKVDKDEVINIKRGGAQASIMCGYDAPLPIDKNEYFAFKVLNAILGNGMSSILFKILREEKGYAYAVNSSISTNIYCSKMIAYIGTSVEKSQSALEDLNDIIKNLEIDEEDITLAKQKLIGNFSLEHQTRFSKSYTMGYYELIGLGKDTVFDYENLVNKVSKEDIEHVYKTYINHHKCVVVT, from the coding sequence ATGGAGAAATTTATATACCATAACACAAACTCTGATTTTGATATAGTGGCTATAAACATTTTTTTAAAAGGCGGGGCTATGTATGAGCCTATAAAGGGCCTTACAAACATCACCACATCACTAATGGGTAAAAAAACCACTTCAAAAACTTCCCAGGAAATAAACGAAGTATTTGAAAATGTTGGGGGATTTCTAAGATTTAAAACCTACGGAGATTTTATAACAATATCAATAGCTACAAAAAAAGCCAATATAAAAGAATCTATAGATACTTTAAAAGATATACTTACAAATAGCGTATTTGAAGAAGAAACTTTAGAGATAGAAAAACAAAACGTATTATCTACTTTAAAATCAAGAAAAGAAAGGCCTTTTGATTTTGCTTTTGACAATTTAAGAAAAATATTGTATAAAAATACTCCCTATGAGATATCAAGTTTAGGCACTGAAGATAGTGTTAAAAGTATATCCCTTGAAGATGTTAAAAAAAGATACGCCGATATATTAAACCAAGAACCTATCATAAGCGTAGTAGCAGACAATTTAGAAGATGAAGATCTTGAAACAATAAAAAGCGTATTGGATATTTTTTCTAAAAGCCAAGGAACACCACCAGCAAACATCTGTCCTAAAGTAGACAAAGATGAAGTTATAAATATAAAAAGGGGCGGGGCTCAGGCTAGTATTATGTGTGGATACGATGCTCCTTTGCCAATAGATAAAAATGAGTATTTTGCTTTTAAAGTGTTAAATGCAATCCTTGGAAACGGTATGAGCTCTATACTTTTTAAGATTTTAAGAGAAGAAAAAGGTTATGCATATGCGGTAAATAGCTCTATTTCTACAAATATTTACTGCTCTAAGATGATAGCTTACATAGGAACATCTGTAGAAAAATCTCAAAGCGCTTTGGAAGACCTTAACGACATCATCAAAAACCTTGAAATAGATGAAGAGGATATAACGCTTGCCAAACAAAAGCTAATAGGAAACTTTTCTTTGGAGCATCAAACGAGGTTTAGCAAATCTTACACCATGGGATATTATGAGCTTATAGGACTTGGTAAAGACACAGTTTTTGATTACGAAAATCTTGTAAACAAAGTCTCCAAAGAAGACATAGAGCATGTTTATAAAACATACATAAATCATCACAAGTGCGTAGTGGTAACATAG
- a CDS encoding tetratricopeptide repeat protein, which yields MAFTMILSSCSYIVIVHDPLSAKEHVELGYTYEKQKDFKDAIYQYKMAIRKDKHYDIAYFDLGNALFKEKNYKDAIKYYKKAIDINPKNTDAMNNLAYTYYKLGDFDKAKFYILKALKLEPNNKAYQDTLKEIESETNQY from the coding sequence ATGATACTAAGCTCTTGTTCTTACATAGTTATAGTACACGATCCTCTTAGTGCTAAAGAGCATGTAGAGCTTGGATACACCTACGAAAAACAAAAGGATTTTAAAGACGCTATATATCAATATAAAATGGCGATAAGAAAAGATAAACACTATGACATTGCATACTTTGACTTAGGAAATGCGCTTTTTAAAGAAAAGAATTACAAAGACGCTATAAAATACTATAAAAAAGCCATAGATATAAACCCTAAAAACACAGATGCCATGAACAACTTGGCCTACACTTACTATAAGCTCGGTGATTTTGATAAAGCAAAGTTTTATATATTAAAAGCCTTAAAACTTGAACCCAACAACAAAGCTTATCAAGATACCTTAAAAGAAATAGAAAGCGAAACTAACCAATACTAA
- the accB gene encoding acetyl-CoA carboxylase biotin carboxyl carrier protein, translating to MDLEPILALIKALDSSSLHRLKLTSGDFTLELEKGQTYIVEEVPKDTRPLEVSRQKEEAQAPKEEQKSNYHVITSPLVGTFYRAPSPDAPPFVEVGDIVSPGQTLCIIEALKVMNEIESDVRGRIENILVENGEVVEYGQPLFEISPL from the coding sequence ATGGATTTAGAACCTATACTAGCCCTTATAAAAGCCTTAGATAGCTCGAGTTTACATAGATTGAAGCTTACCTCTGGAGATTTTACGTTAGAACTTGAAAAAGGCCAGACTTATATAGTAGAAGAAGTGCCAAAGGATACAAGGCCATTGGAAGTTTCAAGACAAAAAGAAGAAGCCCAAGCACCGAAAGAAGAGCAAAAATCTAACTATCACGTTATCACAAGCCCATTGGTGGGTACTTTTTATAGAGCGCCTTCTCCAGATGCACCACCTTTCGTAGAAGTAGGAGACATAGTATCACCAGGCCAAACCTTGTGTATAATAGAGGCTTTAAAAGTTATGAACGAAATAGAATCCGATGTAAGAGGGAGAATAGAAAACATTTTGGTAGAAAACGGTGAAGTAGTAGAATACGGTCAGCCTCTCTTTGAAATATCCCCTCTATAA
- a CDS encoding DUF2703 domain-containing protein — translation MSIEKIEFLFFQGCPNSEPTYKNLMEALKELNINIPIKSIDVKDLETAQKVKFMGSPSIYVNGIDIYTNKEPDQISYSCRTFNINGNISGVIPKEFIKEKLKNFL, via the coding sequence ATGAGTATAGAAAAAATAGAGTTTTTATTTTTCCAAGGTTGCCCAAACTCTGAACCCACATATAAAAATCTAATGGAGGCTTTGAAAGAGCTAAACATAAATATACCAATAAAGAGTATAGATGTAAAAGATTTAGAAACAGCTCAAAAAGTTAAGTTTATGGGCTCACCGTCTATATATGTAAACGGTATAGATATATATACGAACAAGGAGCCAGACCAGATATCATATTCTTGTAGGACTTTCAACATAAATGGTAATATAAGCGGTGTTATACCAAAAGAGTTTATAAAAGAAAAACTAAAAAATTTTCTATAA
- a CDS encoding DUF815 domain-containing protein — protein MSLELKTFLAFRIIEKNLEPIKRPDLINPDDLLFIDDQKEKLIKNTHCFVKGYMANDVLLWGRRGSGKSALVKSMLFRFKDEGLRMIQAYKSNLEDLAFIYEYIYDKPYRFILFFDDLVFSEKDERFSLMKALLEGDIEQRPDNLIVYATSNRRDLTIEKLQDEKFPEDSLNDAYALVDRFGLRLGFWGFSKEQYINIVKHYVKSLNLTWNEEFEKEADRFALNAGGYSGRSAKQFAKYLTVNLCYNKNHG, from the coding sequence ATGAGTTTAGAACTAAAAACCTTTTTGGCTTTTAGGATAATAGAAAAAAACTTAGAACCCATCAAAAGACCAGATCTTATAAACCCAGATGATCTTCTTTTCATAGATGACCAAAAAGAAAAACTTATAAAAAATACACATTGCTTTGTAAAAGGGTATATGGCAAACGATGTTTTACTTTGGGGAAGAAGGGGAAGCGGCAAATCTGCCTTGGTAAAATCTATGCTTTTTAGATTTAAAGACGAAGGGCTTAGGATGATACAAGCTTACAAATCAAACCTTGAAGATTTGGCTTTTATATACGAATACATCTACGATAAACCTTATAGGTTTATACTGTTTTTTGATGATCTTGTTTTTAGTGAAAAAGATGAAAGGTTTTCTTTGATGAAAGCCCTTTTAGAAGGAGATATAGAACAAAGACCAGATAACCTCATAGTTTATGCCACTTCAAATAGAAGAGACCTTACCATAGAAAAGCTACAAGACGAAAAGTTTCCAGAAGATAGCCTAAACGACGCTTACGCTTTGGTGGATAGGTTTGGTCTTAGGCTTGGTTTTTGGGGCTTTTCAAAAGAGCAGTATATAAATATTGTAAAACATTATGTTAAAAGCCTAAACCTAACATGGAACGAAGAATTTGAGAAAGAAGCCGATAGATTTGCCCTAAACGCCGGTGGTTATTCTGGTAGAAGTGCAAAACAATTTGCAAAATATCTAACGGTAAATTTATGCTATAATAAAAACCATGGCTGA
- the metG gene encoding methionine--tRNA ligase, producing MKFYITTPIYYVNDVPHIGHAYTTIAADTIARYKRQKGFDVFFLTGTDEHGLKLQKTAEEKGMIPKELCDKNFENFKNLWDFLKISYDHIIRTTDDYHKAYVQEVITKVYERGDIYKGYYEGYYCVGCEEFKPESEIKDFDYSCPIHKKKCELIKEETYFFKLSKYQDKLLELYETDFIKPDYRKEEVIAFVKQGLKDLSITRPKERVSWGIELPFDKNHVIYVWFDALFNYISALKFKNKLEFWPADFHIVGKDILRFHAVYWPAFLMSLDMELPKHVYAHGWWTVEGQKMSKSLGNVINPYDVVNEYGLDETRYFLLREVAFGQDGDFSKEAVKRRINGELANGIGNLISRTFAMCIKYNIVSKENIREDEGYKKVATEVLEAFDKYMNELQFHKALEEVMKLVDYLNKYVDEKAPWTLAKNNDPSLKDVLLTLIDGILLSCWMLNPFMPNKMKEVFDALGVKIYYITSPKPYSIDFEAIKTKINLFPKIE from the coding sequence ATGAAATTTTACATAACAACACCTATATATTATGTTAACGATGTACCACATATAGGACATGCTTATACCACCATAGCAGCAGATACCATAGCCAGGTACAAAAGGCAAAAAGGCTTTGATGTATTCTTTCTAACAGGTACAGATGAGCATGGGCTAAAGCTTCAAAAAACCGCTGAAGAAAAGGGGATGATTCCAAAAGAGCTTTGCGATAAAAACTTTGAAAACTTTAAAAACCTGTGGGATTTTCTAAAAATATCTTACGATCATATCATAAGAACCACCGATGATTACCACAAAGCTTACGTACAAGAGGTTATAACAAAGGTCTATGAAAGAGGTGATATATATAAAGGATACTATGAAGGATACTACTGTGTCGGGTGTGAGGAATTTAAACCTGAATCCGAGATAAAAGATTTTGATTACAGTTGCCCTATACACAAGAAAAAATGCGAACTTATAAAAGAAGAGACGTATTTTTTTAAACTATCAAAATATCAAGATAAACTTTTAGAGCTTTACGAAACAGATTTTATAAAACCAGATTATAGAAAAGAAGAGGTTATAGCTTTTGTAAAACAAGGCTTGAAAGATTTATCTATCACAAGACCAAAAGAAAGAGTAAGCTGGGGCATAGAGCTTCCTTTTGATAAAAACCATGTTATTTATGTATGGTTTGATGCTTTGTTTAACTATATATCCGCTTTAAAGTTTAAAAATAAATTAGAGTTTTGGCCAGCGGATTTTCACATAGTAGGTAAAGATATACTGAGGTTTCACGCTGTTTATTGGCCAGCTTTTTTGATGTCTCTTGATATGGAACTTCCAAAACACGTTTACGCTCACGGATGGTGGACTGTAGAAGGACAAAAAATGTCAAAATCTTTGGGTAACGTTATAAATCCCTACGACGTAGTCAACGAATACGGTTTAGACGAAACAAGGTATTTCTTGCTAAGAGAAGTGGCCTTTGGCCAAGACGGGGATTTTTCCAAAGAAGCTGTAAAAAGAAGAATAAACGGAGAGCTTGCAAACGGCATTGGAAATTTGATAAGTAGAACGTTTGCTATGTGTATCAAATACAACATAGTTTCAAAAGAAAATATAAGAGAAGATGAAGGTTATAAAAAGGTAGCTACAGAAGTTTTGGAGGCTTTTGATAAATATATGAACGAGCTTCAATTTCACAAAGCTTTGGAAGAGGTGATGAAGCTTGTAGATTATCTAAACAAGTATGTGGATGAAAAAGCCCCTTGGACCTTAGCCAAAAATAACGATCCATCTTTAAAAGATGTGCTTCTTACGCTGATAGATGGCATACTCTTATCTTGCTGGATGTTAAATCCTTTTATGCCAAACAAGATGAAAGAGGTTTTTGATGCTTTGGGAGTAAAGATATACTACATAACATCTCCAAAGCCTTACTCCATAGACTTTGAGGCTATAAAAACCAAGATAAACCTATTTCCCAAGATAGAATAA
- a CDS encoding tRNA methyltransferase complex GCD14 subunit, producing the protein MILENDLVIIRYSDRVYIKRVKKGESLNVKSHILKYDDIIGKEEGIFLNGFFVAKPTLEEIVKYGFKRETQIVYPKDAFYTTIKLDIPSCKRILEFGMGSAVMSAIILKTMKEDAILYTHEENQKAYDNAIKNLKTFGFLDDRLKATLANYNDAKYDEGFFDCAFIDTKEPWEYIDKLHKELKPGANVCFLVPTYNQVSKLLESLKDKFFVYEISEILLRKLKPNPDRLRPEDFMPAHTAILIFSRNINHSC; encoded by the coding sequence ATGATATTGGAAAACGATTTAGTTATAATAAGATACAGCGATAGAGTCTATATAAAAAGAGTAAAAAAGGGCGAAAGCCTAAACGTAAAATCTCACATACTAAAATACGATGACATCATAGGCAAAGAAGAAGGCATTTTCTTAAACGGATTTTTTGTAGCAAAACCCACGCTTGAAGAAATTGTAAAATATGGGTTTAAAAGAGAAACTCAAATAGTATATCCAAAAGATGCTTTTTATACGACTATAAAATTAGATATACCATCTTGTAAAAGAATCCTTGAGTTTGGTATGGGAAGCGCTGTAATGAGTGCCATTATATTAAAAACCATGAAAGAAGATGCCATTTTATACACCCACGAAGAAAACCAAAAAGCTTACGACAACGCTATTAAAAACCTAAAAACCTTTGGATTTTTAGACGATAGGTTAAAAGCCACACTAGCAAACTACAACGATGCAAAATACGACGAAGGATTTTTTGACTGTGCTTTTATAGACACAAAAGAACCTTGGGAATACATAGATAAGTTGCATAAAGAGCTTAAACCTGGTGCAAACGTATGTTTTTTGGTACCCACCTACAACCAAGTTTCAAAGCTTTTAGAATCATTAAAAGATAAATTCTTTGTTTATGAAATATCTGAGATATTACTTAGAAAGTTAAAACCAAATCCAGATAGGCTAAGACCAGAAGATTTTATGCCAGCTCATACAGCTATACTGATATTTAGCAGAAATATAAATCATAGCTGTTAA
- the dapA gene encoding 4-hydroxy-tetrahydrodipicolinate synthase, translated as MLTGSITAIVTPFKNGEVDYGAFERLIEFQIQNGTDGILVCGTSGESPTLSYEEHESVIEFAVKSAKKRIHIMAGTGANSTEEALRFTTFAKAVGADSALLVVPYYNKPTQEGLYRHFSKIAKEVDIDIYIYNIPSRTGIEISVDTLERLAKDHKNIKGSKESTPNMDRISEILKRMPNFTVFSGDDSLTLPMMSLGAKGVVSVISNVMPKEIKEFTSYALKGDFEKARDMHYYLLEIFKIMFIETNPIPVKTALSLMGMVKKEFRLPLCEMLPQNEEKLKEVLKRYNLI; from the coding sequence ATGTTAACAGGAAGCATAACAGCCATAGTAACACCTTTTAAAAACGGCGAGGTAGATTACGGGGCTTTTGAGAGGCTCATTGAATTTCAAATACAAAACGGTACAGACGGCATATTGGTATGCGGGACTTCTGGCGAATCACCTACTTTAAGCTACGAAGAGCACGAATCTGTTATAGAGTTTGCCGTTAAAAGCGCAAAAAAACGCATACATATAATGGCTGGAACCGGTGCAAACTCCACCGAAGAAGCTTTGAGGTTTACTACGTTTGCAAAAGCAGTAGGAGCAGATAGCGCCCTCTTAGTGGTACCGTATTATAACAAACCAACTCAGGAAGGGCTTTATAGACATTTTAGCAAGATAGCCAAAGAAGTAGATATAGACATATACATCTACAACATACCTTCTCGTACAGGTATAGAAATATCTGTAGATACTTTAGAAAGGCTTGCAAAAGACCACAAGAATATAAAAGGCTCAAAAGAATCTACACCAAATATGGATAGAATATCTGAGATTTTAAAAAGAATGCCAAACTTCACGGTATTTTCTGGAGATGATTCTTTGACACTTCCTATGATGAGTTTAGGGGCTAAAGGTGTGGTCTCTGTTATAAGCAACGTGATGCCAAAAGAGATAAAGGAGTTTACCTCTTACGCTTTAAAAGGGGATTTTGAAAAAGCAAGAGATATGCATTATTATCTTTTGGAAATATTTAAGATTATGTTCATAGAGACAAACCCAATCCCTGTAAAAACCGCTCTTTCTTTGATGGGTATGGTAAAAAAAGAGTTTAGACTACCTCTTTGTGAAATGCTTCCTCAAAACGAAGAAAAATTAAAAGAAGTCCTAAAAAGATATAACCTTATATGA
- a CDS encoding DUF503 domain-containing protein, with product MVVGVIIIDFYIPQALSLKEKRHYIRSIKDKLISNFKISVSEIDFHDSWQRSRIGAVVIGRDKEGVNQVLSSVVKFSEKQWPDILFNVSLEFVNI from the coding sequence ATGGTGGTAGGTGTGATCATCATAGATTTTTATATTCCACAGGCTCTTTCTTTAAAAGAAAAAAGACATTACATAAGATCTATAAAAGATAAGCTAATTAGCAACTTCAAAATATCTGTATCTGAGATAGATTTTCACGATTCTTGGCAACGTTCAAGAATAGGGGCAGTTGTGATAGGAAGAGACAAAGAAGGCGTAAATCAAGTTTTAAGCTCAGTGGTAAAATTTAGCGAAAAACAGTGGCCAGATATACTTTTTAACGTAAGTTTAGAGTTTGTAAACATCTAA
- a CDS encoding tetratricopeptide repeat protein → MKKYIIFFLMWFSLALALPTPSDIAKEVQAGHYHKAEELLKEVLQKDPNSAKAHYMLSQVYYIEGKYNKALNELNIAKKLDPSESFAHKGYLKNYERDLEKSVKVKKGTFGGAMIFFLIGGLLIAGAVFLYISNKLTNKNKEDIKTKLMQELTLYLENIEKVKTKLSIDLVSLKDDDPAKKDLSDRLNELSEIKQKMIDLLQKLKNNEIQDIEGSYIYFENLKDKLKEVATGVKNTYETHDDLKNLQNTNPQQNYQNQQTMGPGMMGGGMSFMDLLGMMAMGSLMGSVFSGGFGMGPTIVENNYYNEPPIDNTQDITNQDTDNNIDFAGGDDWGNDIDTNQDDSWS, encoded by the coding sequence ATGAAAAAATATATAATATTCTTTTTGATGTGGTTTAGCTTAGCTTTGGCACTACCAACTCCTTCCGATATAGCTAAAGAAGTTCAAGCTGGGCATTATCATAAAGCAGAAGAGCTTTTAAAAGAAGTGTTGCAAAAAGACCCAAACTCCGCAAAAGCCCATTATATGCTTTCTCAAGTTTACTATATTGAAGGAAAATACAACAAAGCTCTAAACGAGTTAAACATAGCAAAAAAACTTGACCCTTCAGAGTCCTTTGCCCATAAAGGTTATTTAAAAAATTACGAAAGGGATTTAGAAAAATCTGTCAAAGTCAAAAAGGGTACTTTTGGAGGTGCTATGATATTTTTCTTAATAGGTGGTTTGCTGATAGCGGGGGCTGTATTTTTATACATATCAAACAAACTTACAAACAAAAACAAAGAAGATATAAAGACAAAGCTTATGCAAGAACTTACGTTGTATCTTGAAAATATTGAAAAGGTGAAAACAAAACTATCTATAGATTTGGTGTCTTTAAAAGACGATGATCCAGCCAAAAAAGATTTATCAGACAGATTAAACGAACTAAGCGAAATAAAACAAAAGATGATAGATTTACTTCAAAAGCTTAAAAACAACGAAATTCAAGATATAGAAGGCTCTTATATATACTTTGAAAATCTCAAAGACAAACTAAAAGAAGTGGCTACAGGGGTCAAAAACACCTATGAAACCCACGATGATTTAAAAAACCTTCAAAATACAAATCCCCAGCAAAACTATCAAAACCAGCAAACTATGGGACCTGGCATGATGGGCGGTGGGATGTCTTTTATGGACCTGCTTGGCATGATGGCGATGGGCTCTTTGATGGGTTCTGTGTTTAGTGGTGGTTTTGGAATGGGTCCTACTATCGTAGAAAATAACTATTACAACGAACCGCCCATAGATAACACCCAAGACATAACAAACCAAGATACAGACAACAACATAGATTTTGCAGGTGGAGATGATTGGGGCAACGATATAGATACAAATCAAGATGATTCTTGGAGTTAA
- a CDS encoding PspA/IM30 family protein, with protein MSFLENLMTQIKGALNDALDKASEPGRTARQVIRDLEEQIEKANASMVNVMAEYELLKQKKTQYEEEANEWHERAKKALQANREDLAKKALEQEEQAKKQADIYQKQIEALEPSINELKAKIQELKNKKQELESKADILSTRYEVAKAQEKASEITTGIGDSHAKEKLDSVEEKVLKEEAKAKAMKNIEDEQTGADIEKEFENLEKTSTVDDKLEALKKEMGLK; from the coding sequence ATGAGCTTTTTAGAAAATCTAATGACCCAGATTAAAGGGGCTTTAAACGATGCTTTAGACAAAGCGTCAGAGCCTGGAAGAACCGCAAGACAAGTGATAAGGGATTTAGAAGAGCAGATAGAAAAAGCCAATGCCAGCATGGTAAACGTAATGGCCGAGTATGAGCTCTTAAAACAAAAGAAAACCCAATATGAGGAAGAAGCCAACGAATGGCATGAAAGGGCTAAAAAGGCTTTACAAGCAAACAGGGAAGATTTGGCCAAAAAAGCCTTAGAGCAAGAAGAACAAGCGAAAAAACAAGCAGATATCTATCAAAAACAGATTGAAGCTTTAGAACCATCTATAAACGAGTTAAAAGCCAAAATACAAGAGTTAAAAAATAAAAAACAAGAACTAGAATCAAAGGCAGATATCCTAAGCACAAGGTACGAAGTGGCAAAAGCCCAAGAAAAAGCTTCCGAAATCACCACAGGTATAGGCGATTCTCATGCTAAGGAAAAGCTTGACTCTGTTGAAGAAAAAGTCCTAAAAGAAGAGGCAAAAGCAAAAGCTATGAAAAATATAGAAGATGAGCAAACCGGTGCCGATATAGAAAAAGAATTTGAAAACCTTGAAAAAACAAGCACCGTAGACGATAAACTTGAAGCCCTAAAGAAAGAAATGGGATTAAAATGA
- a CDS encoding TetR/AcrR family transcriptional regulator: MPRRTRNRILHEALKIFSNKGIRETTIKDIARAVGITEGAIYRHFDSKEQIVKSLFLNSSQEFYNHLSSALSKAQNFEEALKNLSEAFLNYAFTNPEAFKFINLFHYFKIDYELKLKDGKMPKDVIYEFFKSHEEIGIQPEYATALFIGTLERIFLFYEMGFIDDIEEDIQEKAYRLLLNIFKSSKEGV, from the coding sequence ATGCCAAGAAGAACAAGAAACAGGATATTGCACGAGGCTCTTAAAATATTTTCAAATAAAGGCATTAGAGAAACTACCATAAAAGACATAGCAAGAGCGGTGGGCATAACAGAAGGAGCCATATATAGGCATTTTGACAGCAAAGAGCAAATAGTTAAATCTCTTTTTCTAAATAGCTCACAGGAGTTTTATAACCATTTAAGTAGCGCCTTATCAAAAGCCCAAAACTTTGAAGAAGCTTTAAAAAATCTATCCGAAGCGTTTTTAAATTATGCTTTTACAAACCCAGAGGCTTTTAAGTTTATAAATCTATTTCATTATTTTAAAATAGACTATGAGCTAAAGCTAAAAGATGGTAAAATGCCAAAAGATGTTATATACGAATTTTTTAAAAGCCATGAAGAGATAGGCATACAACCAGAATATGCCACTGCGCTTTTCATAGGCACGTTAGAGCGTATATTTTTATTCTATGAGATGGGTTTCATAGACGACATAGAAGAAGATATACAAGAAAAAGCTTATAGGCTTTTATTAAATATTTTTAAAAGCAGCAAAGAAGGAGTCTAA
- the efp gene encoding elongation factor P — protein sequence MAEKIDINRIQRDMFIEYKGEPYRVVDYDHVKPGKGQAFVRVKAKNMNTGNAIEITYKSSDSIELADFEQVFAEFSYKDADEYHFLTQNTHEMISINAEDIKEEAKFLKEGMTVVVFIYKNKPIGIELPKAVELEVIETDPGFKGDTAAGGSKPAKLETGAVIQVPFFINEGDIVKVDTRTGQYLERLDRAQKK from the coding sequence ATGGCTGAAAAGATTGATATAAACCGCATTCAAAGGGATATGTTTATTGAGTACAAGGGTGAGCCCTACAGAGTTGTGGATTACGACCACGTAAAACCTGGTAAAGGCCAGGCTTTTGTCAGAGTAAAAGCCAAAAACATGAACACTGGCAACGCTATCGAAATCACCTACAAGTCTTCTGATAGTATAGAACTTGCAGATTTTGAGCAAGTATTTGCAGAGTTTTCTTATAAGGATGCAGACGAATATCACTTCCTTACCCAAAACACTCACGAAATGATAAGCATAAATGCGGAAGATATAAAGGAAGAGGCAAAATTTTTAAAAGAAGGTATGACCGTAGTAGTTTTTATCTACAAGAATAAACCAATAGGTATAGAGCTTCCAAAGGCAGTGGAGCTTGAAGTAATAGAAACAGACCCAGGCTTCAAAGGAGATACCGCAGCTGGTGGCTCAAAGCCTGCAAAACTTGAAACCGGAGCCGTTATTCAAGTGCCATTTTTTATAAACGAAGGTGATATAGTAAAAGTGGATACGAGAACAGGCCAATATTTAGAAAGGCTTGATAGAGCCCAGAAAAAGTAA